A window from Telopea speciosissima isolate NSW1024214 ecotype Mountain lineage chromosome 8, Tspe_v1, whole genome shotgun sequence encodes these proteins:
- the LOC122670407 gene encoding cyclic nucleotide-gated ion channel 2-like encodes MPLLPELQISLPRWIGIFRWWVQDDSKNQSEDGRGEEETITESPKSPNSPVECYACTQVGVPAFHSTSCDRVDSPDQWEACAGSSLIPMGSRGGSASAAASGSESKRTRQSLRLKGPLGRVLDPRSKRVQRWNRTLLIARGMALAIDPLFFYALSIGIGKEYSAPCLYMDGGLAAILTLLRTVVDAVHLCHLWLQLRLAYVSRESLVVGCGKLVWDPRAIASHYLRSFKGFWFDAFVILPVPQAVFWLVVPKLIREEKIRLMMTILLLIFLFQFLPKVFHSICIMRRMQKVTGYIFGTIWWGFGLNLIAYFIASNVAGGCWYVLAIHRVAACLQQRCDDRGNKCRISLSCANEICYQLPLPLDMIKKNPCSINSMTMLTETQNVPVCLDGNGPYRFGIYNSALPIVSSNSVVVKILYPIFWGLMTLSTFGNDLGPTSHWLEVIFSIIMVLCGLMLFTLLIGNIQVFLHAVMAKKKKMQLRCRDLEWWMRRRQLPSRLRQRVRNFERYRWATMGGEEEMELIKDLPEGLRRDIKRYLCLDLIKKVPLFHNLDDLILDNICDRVRPLIFSKDEKIIREGDPVQRMVFVVSGQLQSSQTLSKGMVATCKLGPGSFLGDELLSWCLRRPFIDRLPASSATFVCVEATEGFGLDAQHLRFITEHFRYKFANESLKRTARYYSSNWRTWAAVNIQLAWRLYLKRTRGPIIQAPENGNGNSDRLLMRCAALFLSLKPHDHLE; translated from the exons ATGCCCTTACTTCCGGAACTCCAAATCTCCCTGCCAAGGTGGATTGGTATATTCCGATGGTGGGTGCAAGACGACAGTAAGAACCAGTCGGAAGATGgcagaggagaagaggaaacaATTACAGAGAGCCCCAAGTCGCCGAATTCACCAGTGGAGTGTTACGCATGCACGCAAGTCGGTGTTCCCGCCTTCCACTCAACCAGTTGTGACCGAGTCGATTCGCCTGATCAATGGGAAGCTTGTGCCGGGTCATCCCTGATCCCGATGGGAAGCCGTGGGGGAAGCGCCTCCGCCGCCGCTTCGGGGTCGGAATCGAAACGAACAAGGCAGTCGTTGAGGTTGAAGGGGCCGTTAGGGCGGGTGTTGGACCCTAGGAGCAAGCGCGTGCAGAGATGGAACAGGACGTTACTGATAGCGCGTGGGATGGCGTTGGCCATAGACCCGTTGTTCTTCTACGCGCTGTCTATTGGGATAGGGAAGGAGTATAGTGCCCCCTGCCTATACATGGATGGTGGGTTGGCCGCCATATTGACGCTGCTGCGGACGGTGGTTGATGCGGTGCACCTCTGCCACTTATGGCTACAGCTCCGCCTCGCTTATGTCTCTAGAGAATCCCTTGTCGTTGGCTGCGGCAAGCTCGTCTGGGACCCACGTGCCATTGCCTCTCATTACCTTCGCTCCTTCAAGGGCTTCTGGTTCGACGCCTTCGTCATTCTCCCCGTCCCTCAG GCGGTATTCTGGTTGGTGGTGCCCAAATtgataagagaagagaagataaggTTGATGATGACAATCCTTCTACTAATCTTCTTATTCCAGTTCCTCCCAAAGGTCTTTCACAGCATTTGTATCATGAGGAGAATGCAAAAGGTTACTGGTTACATCTTTGGCACTATTTGGTGGGGCTTTGGCCTTAATCTCATTGCCTACTTCATTGCTTCCAAT GTGGCTGGGGGTTGCTGGTATGTCCTTGCAATCCACCGAGTGGCTGCGTGCCTCCAACAACGATGTGATGATAGAGGTAACAAGTGCAGAATATCTTTGTCTTGTGCAAATGAGATCTGCTACCAGCTTCCACTACCACTGGATATGATCAAGAAGAATCCATGTAGTATCAATTCAATGACAATGCTAACTGAGACTCAGAATGTGCCAGTTTGCTTAGATGGCAATGGACCTTACCGTTTTGGAATCTATAACTCGGCTCTCCCCATCGTTTCCAGCAATTCTGTTGTGGTTAAGATCCTTTACCCAATATTTTGGGGCTTAATGACCCTCAG TACATTTGGTAATGATCTTGGACCTACAAGTCATTGGCTAGAAGTGATATTCAGTATAATTATGGTGCTCTGTGGCTTGATGCTTTTCACTCTATTGATTGGGAATATTCAG GTATTTCTGCACGCAGTCAtggcaaagaaaaagaaaatgcaatTGAGGTGTAGAGACTTGGAGTGGTGGATGAGAAGACGACAATTACCGTCGCGTTTGAGACAAAGAGTACGCAATTTTGAAAGATACAGATGGGCTACCAtgggtggagaagaagagatggaattgATCAAAGACTTGCCTGAGGGACTCAGGCGGGACATTAAGCGCTACCTGTGCTTGGATCTCATCAAGAAG GTTCCTCTGTTCCACAACTTGGATGATCTGATCCTGGACAACATTTGTGACAGGGTTAGACCACTAATCTTCTCTAAGGATGAAAAG ATAATCAGAGAAGGAGACCCAGTGCAAAGAATGGTATTTGTGGTGAGTGGTCAATTGCAGAGTAGCCAAACACTAAGCAAAGGCATGGTAGCAACATGCAAGCTAGGCCCTGGTAGTTTCCTTGGGGATGAACTCCTTTCATGGTGCCTTCGCCGCCCATTCATTGATCGCCTTCCTGCATCTTCCGCGACTTTTGTTTGTGTTGAAGCAACAGAAGGATTCGGCTTAGATGCACAACATCTTCGATTCATCACCGAGCACTTCAGATACAAATTTGCTAATGAAAGCCTTAAGAGGACAGCCAGGTACTACTCTTCCAACTGGAGAACATGGGCTGCTGTGAACATACAATTGGCCTGGCGCCTCTATTTGAAGAGGACAAGGGGCCCTATAATTCAGGCACCGGAAAATGGCAATGGCAATAGTGATCGTTTGCTTATGCGTTGTGCTGCATTGTTCTTGTCTCTTAAACCGCATGACCACCTTGAATAA